In Streptomyces sp. SLBN-118, the following are encoded in one genomic region:
- a CDS encoding AfsA-related hotdog domain-containing protein: MRLLLLPPPACLTPFGRDRFEDVVLAATDRPDRWQLRVDTTHPILFDHLVDHAPGMLLLEPAR; the protein is encoded by the coding sequence GTGCGTCTGCTCTTGCTGCCGCCGCCGGCATGCCTCACGCCATTCGGCCGCGACCGCTTCGAGGACGTGGTGCTCGCTGCCACCGACCGACCCGACCGCTGGCAGTTGCGTGTCGACACAACCCACCCCATCCTCTTCGACCACCTTGTCGACCACGCCCCGGGCATGCTGCTCCTGGAGCCCGCCCGCTAG
- a CDS encoding LysR substrate-binding domain-containing protein, producing the protein MRGPCTRGRADLAVVVQVRERAGHGFRTVHLLDDPYAAVLPLGHPLAGKEVIDLNELAGEQRVGSEPSGPCLEPVIDSCAAAGFSPDFVIQSEDYATAQGFVAAGLGVGLMPRLGLRNRHPGVVVRPVRNPEPVRVISAAARETALEQPALRGLLDALRDAAATAGPSDGSAAD; encoded by the coding sequence GTGCGCGGTCCGTGCACGCGGGGCCGGGCCGACCTGGCGGTGGTCGTCCAGGTGCGGGAGCGCGCCGGTCACGGCTTCCGTACCGTCCATCTCCTCGACGACCCGTACGCAGCCGTACTGCCCCTCGGTCATCCGCTCGCCGGCAAAGAGGTCATCGACCTGAACGAGCTCGCAGGCGAGCAGCGGGTCGGCAGCGAACCGTCCGGCCCCTGCCTCGAGCCGGTGATCGACTCCTGCGCGGCGGCCGGCTTCAGCCCCGACTTCGTCATCCAGAGCGAGGACTACGCCACCGCGCAGGGATTCGTCGCGGCCGGTCTCGGTGTCGGTCTGATGCCGAGGCTGGGGCTGCGCAACCGGCATCCCGGCGTCGTCGTGCGCCCGGTCCGCAACCCCGAGCCTGTCCGTGTGATCTCGGCCGCCGCACGGGAGACCGCCCTCGAACAGCCCGCCCTGCGCGGCCTGTTGGACGCGCTGCGGGACGCGGCCGCCACCGCCGGCCCGTCCGATGGATCCGCGGCGGACTGA
- a CDS encoding DUF2238 domain-containing protein, whose protein sequence is MTWLLEVVWVLIGLPLAVLFWRRFPLTGLLCCLLAVHALVLAVGGHYTYARVPLGGWLQDTLGLARNPYDRFGHLMQGFVPAIGVRELLSRTSPLRGSRWLAPLTVCSCLAFSAGFEMFEWATAVIGGHAADDFLATQGDVWDTQWDMFCALIGATVALLLLSRWHDRQLARLAG, encoded by the coding sequence ATGACCTGGCTGCTGGAAGTGGTGTGGGTGCTGATCGGACTGCCGCTGGCCGTTCTGTTCTGGCGGCGTTTCCCACTGACGGGCCTTCTTTGCTGTCTGCTCGCCGTGCACGCACTGGTGCTGGCGGTGGGCGGGCACTACACGTATGCCCGGGTGCCGCTGGGAGGGTGGCTACAGGACACCCTGGGGCTTGCCCGGAATCCGTACGACCGGTTCGGGCACCTGATGCAGGGCTTTGTACCGGCCATCGGGGTACGCGAGTTGCTGAGCCGGACCTCACCCCTTCGCGGGAGCCGTTGGCTGGCGCCACTCACGGTCTGCAGCTGCCTGGCCTTCAGCGCGGGCTTTGAGATGTTCGAATGGGCGACGGCGGTCATTGGCGGCCATGCGGCGGACGACTTCCTGGCCACGCAGGGCGATGTGTGGGACACCCAGTGGGACATGTTCTGCGCACTGATCGGCGCTACGGTCGCGCTGCTGCTGCTCAGCAGGTGGCATGACCGGCAGTTGGCGCGGCTGGCCGGCTGA
- a CDS encoding transposase, with protein MTSKIHLACDAVGRPLAFVVAGRNTNDCTRFTAVMDAIRVPRIGPVRPRTRPSHIIGDKDYSSKAIRAWLRLRGTAHTIAERADQIRNRPGGAAGAAGRPVSTGRSTKGRNVAHKQRSDGNGCWVAGPRQR; from the coding sequence ATGACCAGCAAGATCCACCTGGCCTGCGACGCTGTCGGGCGGCCGCTGGCCTTCGTCGTCGCCGGCAGAAACACCAACGACTGCACCCGGTTCACCGCGGTCATGGACGCAATACGGGTGCCTCGCATCGGTCCCGTCCGGCCCCGGACAAGGCCGTCCCACATCATCGGCGACAAGGACTACAGCTCCAAAGCCATCCGGGCCTGGCTTCGGCTTCGGGGCACCGCCCACACCATTGCCGAGCGAGCCGACCAGATCCGCAACCGGCCAGGCGGGGCAGCCGGGGCGGCCGGCCGCCCCGTTTCGACAGGGCGGTCTACAAAAGGGCGCAACGTGGCGCACAAGCAGCGTTCCGACGGCAACGGCTGCTGGGTAGCCGGGCCTCGCCAGCGATGA
- a CDS encoding terpene synthase family protein, protein MQEFSFDLPFPSRISQDVESAAAHHMAWIQEHRLLGHESLREYYRWDVPGVAARFWPHASGADLELGTDIAGWFLLVDDQFDGPLGIQPDRVAQIIQQLIDVVHSPPGATPKGDPTPAARGLASIWSRQVRGMSASWQRRSSRNWEDFLNAYTSETINRQSGIVPDVNTYLSLRHKAGLENVLIDYAERIGHYELPEAVFSMPEIQKMHNATVQVVNIIQDAFSVAKEEARGDFHNLVIVLQHHRHYSRREALAETQSIVRRHTDEFLHLKSELPALFDADALPLPDRENAYLFVDDLQAQMRACHDWCRASDRYSRVIRARPDQPTYLEEMHMEGLG, encoded by the coding sequence GTGCAAGAATTCTCGTTCGATCTCCCCTTCCCCTCGCGGATCAGCCAAGACGTCGAATCGGCAGCGGCTCACCATATGGCCTGGATTCAGGAGCATAGACTACTGGGCCATGAATCCCTGCGCGAGTACTACCGATGGGACGTGCCCGGCGTTGCTGCCCGCTTCTGGCCACATGCGAGCGGAGCAGACCTGGAGTTGGGGACGGATATCGCAGGCTGGTTCCTCTTGGTAGATGACCAGTTCGACGGCCCGCTGGGAATACAGCCCGACAGAGTCGCACAGATCATCCAGCAACTCATCGATGTCGTGCACTCACCTCCCGGGGCGACGCCGAAGGGGGATCCCACCCCCGCGGCACGCGGGCTGGCCTCGATCTGGTCTCGCCAGGTCCGCGGTATGTCCGCATCCTGGCAGCGGCGGTCGTCCCGGAACTGGGAAGACTTCCTCAACGCCTACACCAGCGAGACCATCAACCGCCAAAGCGGTATCGTGCCCGACGTCAATACATACCTCAGCCTGCGCCACAAGGCAGGGCTGGAAAATGTACTGATCGACTACGCCGAACGCATCGGTCATTACGAATTACCTGAGGCCGTCTTCTCCATGCCGGAAATCCAGAAGATGCACAATGCGACGGTCCAGGTCGTCAACATCATTCAGGACGCGTTCTCCGTGGCCAAGGAAGAAGCCAGAGGCGACTTCCACAATCTGGTGATCGTGCTGCAGCATCACCGACACTATTCACGACGGGAAGCCCTCGCGGAGACCCAATCGATAGTACGCCGCCACACCGACGAATTCCTGCACCTCAAATCTGAGCTCCCGGCACTTTTCGATGCCGATGCCCTTCCCCTGCCCGACCGGGAGAACGCTTACTTGTTCGTCGATGACCTCCAGGCGCAGATGAGAGCCTGTCACGACTGGTGCCGTGCCTCCGACCGCTACTCCCGAGTGATCCGCGCGCGGCCTGACCAGCCCACCTATCTCGAGGAGATGCACATGGAAGGCCTCGGCTGA
- a CDS encoding propionyl-CoA synthetase — MTQTPKQGGYAAEYRRSLEDPEGFWLDAARAIDWAVAPTRALDESQAPLYRWFPDGQLNTCHNALDRHVDAGRGEQLALVYDSPVTGSKVSFTFRELRDQVAQFAGVLAGLGVAKGDRVAIYMPMIPEAVVAMLACARIGAVHSVVFGGFAAHELAVRIDDARPKVVIAASCGIEPTRVVPYKPLLDAALALAEHQPEHCIIRRRPQSMADLTDRDLDWDQALATAKPVDCVPVGATDPLYILYTSGTTGRPKGVVRDNGGHAVALQWSLENIYDTHPGEVFWAASDVGWVVGHSYIVYAPLITGCTTVLYEGKPVGTPDAGALWRVIAEHRVTALFTAPTAIRAVKKEDPHGALLPAHDIGSLRHLFLAGERLDPETHRWATDLLGVPVVDNWWQTETGWPIVANPMGVEPHPIKAGSPTVPMPGYDVRILDQAGSEEPPGTDGAVAIRLPLPPGTLPTLWQDDERYVRSYLSAYSGYYLTGDGGRKDEDGYVYIMGRIDDVINVAGHRLSTGAMEEVLAAHPDVAECAVVGVADPLKGQVPRGFVVLKSGLDRDAPEVAAELVTAVRETIGPVAALRQVDVVAALPKTRSGKILRRTMRDIADGHDPELPSTIEDPTVIETLRPVLRDDV; from the coding sequence ATGACGCAGACGCCGAAGCAGGGCGGCTATGCGGCCGAGTACCGGCGCAGTCTGGAGGATCCGGAAGGCTTCTGGCTGGACGCCGCCCGTGCCATCGACTGGGCCGTGGCGCCGACCCGTGCCCTCGACGAGTCACAGGCTCCGCTGTACCGGTGGTTCCCCGACGGGCAATTGAACACGTGCCACAACGCACTGGACCGCCATGTCGACGCCGGGCGCGGCGAACAACTCGCCCTGGTCTACGACAGTCCGGTCACCGGCAGCAAGGTGTCTTTCACCTTTCGGGAGTTGCGTGACCAGGTCGCGCAGTTCGCCGGAGTCCTGGCCGGACTCGGTGTGGCCAAGGGCGACCGCGTCGCGATCTATATGCCGATGATTCCCGAAGCGGTCGTCGCCATGCTCGCCTGTGCCCGCATCGGCGCCGTCCACTCGGTCGTCTTCGGCGGATTCGCCGCGCACGAGCTCGCCGTGCGCATCGACGACGCCCGCCCCAAAGTCGTCATCGCCGCATCGTGCGGCATCGAACCGACCCGCGTCGTGCCGTACAAGCCCCTGCTGGACGCCGCCCTCGCCCTGGCCGAGCACCAGCCGGAGCACTGCATCATCCGCCGGCGGCCACAATCCATGGCCGACCTGACCGACCGTGATCTCGACTGGGACCAGGCCCTGGCGACAGCCAAGCCGGTGGACTGCGTCCCCGTGGGCGCCACCGACCCGCTCTACATCCTCTACACCTCCGGCACCACCGGCCGCCCCAAAGGCGTCGTGCGCGACAACGGCGGCCACGCGGTCGCGCTGCAATGGTCCCTGGAGAACATCTACGACACCCACCCCGGCGAAGTCTTCTGGGCGGCCTCCGACGTCGGCTGGGTCGTCGGCCACTCCTACATCGTCTACGCCCCCCTGATCACCGGCTGCACCACCGTGCTCTACGAAGGCAAGCCCGTGGGCACGCCGGACGCCGGTGCGCTGTGGCGGGTGATCGCCGAACACCGCGTAACCGCACTGTTCACCGCGCCCACCGCAATCCGCGCAGTGAAGAAGGAGGACCCGCACGGAGCACTTCTCCCCGCCCACGACATCGGATCGCTGCGCCACTTGTTCCTGGCCGGCGAACGTCTGGACCCGGAGACCCACCGCTGGGCGACCGACCTGCTCGGTGTGCCCGTGGTCGACAACTGGTGGCAGACCGAGACCGGATGGCCGATCGTCGCCAATCCCATGGGCGTTGAGCCACACCCGATCAAGGCAGGCTCACCCACGGTGCCGATGCCCGGGTACGACGTACGCATCCTCGACCAAGCGGGCAGCGAAGAGCCCCCTGGCACCGACGGCGCGGTGGCCATCCGGCTGCCGCTGCCACCCGGAACGCTGCCCACGCTGTGGCAGGACGACGAGAGGTATGTGCGCTCGTACCTGTCCGCGTACAGCGGCTACTACCTCACCGGCGACGGCGGCCGCAAGGACGAGGACGGCTACGTCTACATCATGGGCCGCATCGACGACGTGATCAACGTCGCCGGACACCGGCTGTCCACCGGCGCGATGGAGGAAGTGCTCGCCGCCCACCCGGATGTCGCCGAGTGCGCAGTCGTCGGCGTGGCCGACCCGCTCAAGGGACAGGTGCCACGCGGATTCGTCGTGCTCAAATCCGGCCTTGACCGCGACGCGCCCGAAGTCGCCGCGGAACTCGTCACCGCAGTAAGGGAGACGATCGGCCCCGTGGCGGCGCTGCGCCAGGTCGACGTGGTCGCCGCGCTGCCCAAGACGCGATCGGGAAAGATCCTGCGCCGCACCATGCGCGACATCGCCGACGGCCACGACCCCGAACTCCCTTCCACCATCGAAGATCCCACGGTGATCGAGACCCTGCGCCCGGTACTCCGCGACGATGTCTGA